A single genomic interval of Lewinellaceae bacterium harbors:
- a CDS encoding carbohydrate binding family 9 domain-containing protein, with the protein MVRSNLIVALGRFKHVPTGAAMLVLSLWSSFLYAGEDAPLTLVHFDQPIVLDGKLNEPMWDLVEPVDLVTQLPTYGAQPSERTEILLAYDDNFLYMGGKLYDSQPELIAANSKKRDAFVGNTDWFGLVLDSYNDKQNALAFFTNPNGLRFDANVLNDAIGQLPINVSWNAVWDVAVDINDEGWFVEIRVPFSSIPFQVKGDEIVMGLICSRYIARKNENMIFPPINNDYGEWSAWKPSLAQEVKLVGVKPKKPFYIAPYVTGGLHTTQQLNNNNTGYESRTQPTYDAGLDVRVGLTSNLNLDLTLNTDFAQVEADDEQVNLTRFSLFFPEKRQFFQERSGIFNYNFGPEDYLFYSRRIGLYDEDPVRILGGARIVGRIGNLDVGALSMQTAAVDSLGLPSLNHSVVRLSKRIINSQSDVGFLVTNQTDFKGNFNTTYGLDTRLLISKLDFINIRWAQTLKPELKNNPFNTEAGKFWVSMSRQNITGFSYGVSYSYAGEDFDPVLGFQGRDAYNRYGQRTSYGWNAPESSKLLRHGFIYRGVTYWNRLYNLIMDSHASKMGWQYVTKKGSSGELTFNYYRERFFEPYEFSDNVTIPVGTYPFMNGSLMFITSPGKPYFIVSTITAGQFYNGNIQSIELMPTFNLSSSLELGGAYVFNHLNVADTRDVIHVVRVKALYMFDTKLSLSSLIQYNSTENSILANIRLRYNPREGTDLYLVYNDDVNTDRYAFEPILPVHNEHLLILKYTYTFRI; encoded by the coding sequence ATGGTTCGGTCAAATCTGATAGTTGCTTTAGGTCGCTTCAAACACGTACCCACCGGAGCAGCAATGCTGGTCTTGAGTTTATGGTCTTCATTCCTGTATGCCGGAGAGGACGCTCCCCTCACGCTGGTCCACTTCGACCAACCCATCGTACTGGACGGAAAACTAAATGAACCCATGTGGGATCTGGTAGAACCGGTAGATCTGGTCACGCAGTTGCCAACCTATGGAGCGCAGCCCTCTGAACGCACTGAAATCCTCCTTGCCTATGACGACAATTTTCTTTACATGGGGGGAAAATTGTACGATAGTCAGCCGGAACTGATCGCCGCCAATTCCAAAAAAAGGGACGCATTCGTGGGTAACACCGACTGGTTTGGACTGGTACTGGATTCGTACAATGATAAACAGAATGCGCTAGCTTTCTTTACCAATCCCAACGGCCTGCGCTTCGATGCCAATGTCCTCAATGATGCCATCGGCCAATTACCCATCAATGTCAGCTGGAATGCGGTCTGGGATGTGGCTGTTGATATCAATGATGAAGGCTGGTTTGTAGAGATCAGGGTTCCATTCTCATCGATTCCGTTCCAGGTGAAAGGGGATGAGATCGTCATGGGGCTGATCTGCTCGCGATACATTGCCCGCAAGAATGAGAATATGATCTTCCCTCCCATTAACAATGACTATGGTGAATGGAGTGCCTGGAAACCTTCCCTGGCGCAGGAAGTCAAATTAGTCGGGGTGAAGCCTAAAAAGCCTTTTTACATCGCTCCCTATGTCACCGGAGGGTTGCACACCACCCAGCAACTGAACAATAACAACACCGGCTATGAATCCAGGACCCAGCCCACCTACGACGCGGGTTTGGATGTACGCGTAGGCCTGACCTCCAACTTAAATCTGGACTTGACGTTAAACACCGACTTTGCCCAGGTAGAAGCAGATGACGAGCAGGTAAACCTCACTCGATTTAGTCTGTTTTTTCCCGAAAAGCGACAATTTTTCCAGGAACGTTCCGGCATCTTTAATTACAATTTTGGTCCGGAAGATTATTTATTCTATAGTCGACGGATAGGTCTCTATGATGAGGACCCGGTGCGGATTTTGGGAGGTGCCCGCATTGTAGGAAGGATCGGCAACCTGGATGTGGGTGCTCTAAGCATGCAAACGGCAGCCGTGGACTCACTTGGACTTCCTTCTTTGAATCATTCCGTTGTCCGGCTATCAAAACGAATCATCAACAGCCAGTCGGATGTAGGCTTCCTGGTGACCAATCAGACTGATTTCAAAGGTAACTTCAATACCACCTATGGTTTGGATACCCGATTGTTGATTTCCAAACTTGATTTTATCAACATTCGCTGGGCACAGACCTTAAAGCCGGAATTGAAGAACAACCCATTTAACACCGAAGCTGGCAAATTTTGGGTCAGTATGTCCCGGCAGAACATCACAGGTTTTTCCTATGGAGTGAGTTATTCGTATGCCGGTGAAGATTTCGACCCCGTTCTGGGCTTTCAGGGCAGAGATGCCTACAACAGGTATGGTCAACGCACAAGTTACGGCTGGAATGCACCTGAGTCCTCCAAATTGTTGCGTCACGGATTTATTTATCGGGGTGTGACCTACTGGAACCGTTTGTATAATCTGATCATGGATTCACACGCCAGTAAAATGGGGTGGCAATACGTAACCAAAAAAGGAAGCTCTGGAGAGCTGACCTTTAATTATTACCGGGAGCGGTTTTTCGAACCTTACGAGTTTAGCGATAATGTGACCATTCCTGTAGGCACCTACCCATTTATGAATGGAAGCCTGATGTTCATCACCAGCCCCGGCAAGCCCTATTTCATCGTAAGCACAATCACCGCCGGACAGTTTTACAATGGAAATATCCAGAGCATCGAGCTGATGCCAACCTTCAATTTATCGTCGTCACTCGAACTGGGCGGTGCTTATGTATTTAACCACCTGAATGTGGCAGACACCAGGGATGTGATCCATGTGGTCCGCGTCAAAGCATTGTATATGTTCGACACGAAGTTGTCATTATCTTCACTGATCCAATACAACAGCACGGAGAATTCCATCCTTGCCAACATCCG
- a CDS encoding DNA-3-methyladenine glycosylase I, with product MERCSWPGEDPEYIRYHDEDWGVPVTNDKELFAKLILDGAQAGLSWITILKKRPAYYAAFDGLDPDRMAHYDDKKIAQLLQDTGIVRNRLKIEASVTNARAFLELRERGTDFSAYLWQFVDYRPKWNAYHEKTDVPAFTAESDAMSKSLRRDGFKFVGSTICYAFMQAVGMVQDHMTTCFRYEELRAQDAAKDWSQVFNR from the coding sequence ATGGAACGCTGCAGCTGGCCCGGGGAAGATCCGGAATACATCAGGTATCACGATGAAGACTGGGGTGTCCCGGTCACGAATGACAAGGAGTTATTCGCAAAACTAATCCTGGACGGGGCCCAGGCTGGACTGAGCTGGATTACCATACTGAAAAAACGCCCGGCTTATTATGCAGCATTTGATGGTCTTGACCCGGACCGGATGGCACACTACGACGATAAAAAGATCGCTCAACTTCTTCAGGATACCGGCATTGTACGTAACCGGCTCAAGATTGAGGCATCTGTGACCAATGCCCGTGCATTTCTGGAGCTAAGGGAACGTGGTACGGACTTCTCCGCTTATTTGTGGCAGTTTGTGGATTATAGGCCCAAATGGAATGCTTACCATGAAAAGACCGACGTTCCTGCCTTCACCGCAGAATCCGATGCTATGAGTAAATCGCTTCGCAGAGATGGATTCAAATTTGTCGGATCAACGATCTGTTATGCCTTCATGCAGGCCGTGGGAATGGTCCAGGACCATATGACAACCTGTTTTCGGTATGAGGAACTTAGAGCTCAGGATGCTGCAAAGGACTGGTCCCAGGTATTCAACCGATAA
- the kbl gene encoding glycine C-acetyltransferase, protein MFKHIAPSIQAEMQDLRDQGLYKEERIIITPQGASIKTNNNKAVLNFCANNYLGLSSHPDVLKAAKEAIDTHGFGMSSVRFICGTQDLHKQLEAKTAEFLGMEDTILYAAAFDANGGLFEPLLGEEDAIISDQLNHASIIDGIRLCKAKRYRYLNNDMNDLEDKLKEARKDGARRILISSDGVFSMDGIIAQVDKICDLADRYEAMVMIDECHATGFIGKRGRGTHEYRQTMDRVDIITGTYGKALGGASGGFTSARREVVELLRQRSRPYLFSNTVAPAIVGASIKVLEMLTASTALRDKLEWNTQYFRKGMTEAGFDIIPGEHPIVPIMLYDAPLAQQFASDLLEEGIYVIGFFYPVVPKGKARIRTQISAGHEKEHLDHAIEAFTKVGKKLGVIG, encoded by the coding sequence ATGTTCAAGCACATAGCACCTTCCATCCAGGCTGAAATGCAGGACCTGCGAGACCAGGGATTATACAAGGAAGAAAGAATAATCATCACACCGCAGGGAGCTTCCATTAAAACCAATAACAACAAAGCAGTCCTTAATTTTTGCGCGAATAATTACCTGGGATTATCCTCGCACCCGGATGTCCTGAAGGCTGCGAAAGAAGCCATCGATACCCATGGTTTCGGGATGTCTTCGGTGCGATTCATCTGCGGCACCCAGGACCTGCATAAACAACTGGAAGCGAAGACCGCAGAGTTCTTAGGCATGGAAGACACCATCCTTTATGCCGCTGCCTTTGACGCAAACGGGGGCCTCTTTGAACCCCTGCTTGGTGAAGAAGATGCGATCATCTCCGATCAGTTGAATCATGCCTCTATCATTGATGGCATCCGTTTATGCAAAGCCAAGCGTTACCGGTATCTGAATAACGACATGAATGATCTGGAAGATAAGCTAAAGGAGGCACGTAAAGATGGCGCACGGCGCATCCTGATCTCGTCAGACGGTGTTTTTTCCATGGATGGCATCATTGCCCAGGTGGATAAAATCTGTGACCTCGCTGACCGCTATGAGGCCATGGTCATGATCGATGAATGTCATGCTACCGGTTTCATCGGAAAACGCGGACGGGGAACCCATGAATACCGCCAAACCATGGACCGGGTTGATATCATTACAGGAACCTACGGGAAGGCATTGGGTGGTGCCAGCGGCGGCTTTACTTCAGCCCGGCGTGAAGTCGTGGAACTGCTCCGGCAGCGATCACGTCCTTACCTCTTTTCCAATACGGTAGCCCCCGCCATTGTTGGTGCTTCGATCAAGGTTTTGGAAATGCTGACTGCTTCAACTGCACTCCGCGATAAACTGGAATGGAATACGCAGTATTTCCGGAAAGGCATGACAGAGGCCGGATTTGACATTATTCCGGGAGAACACCCCATTGTTCCGATCATGCTGTACGATGCACCACTCGCACAGCAATTTGCCAGCGACCTGCTGGAAGAGGGTATCTATGTGATAGGATTCTTCTACCCGGTAGTTCCTAAAGGAAAAGCCCGGATCCGGACACAGATATCAGCAGGCCATGAAAAGGAGCATCTGGATCATGCGATCGAAGCATTTACCAAAGTTGGTAAAAAACTGGGCGTTATCGGTTGA
- a CDS encoding NAD-dependent epimerase/dehydratase family protein, with amino-acid sequence MTKRERILVTGASGQIGTVLVQELRSIYGIDRVIESDIKHPGNSDGPFVGLDILNAQRLGEIVDDFEISQIYHLAAILSANGEWNPMKTWNVNLNGYLTILELAREKRIDKIFYPSTIAVFGKTTPRLNTPQHTAMMPETVYGISKQSGELLSNYYHLKYGVDVRSLRYPGIIGYQSIPSGGTTDYAVEIFHHALKDQKYTCFLAEDTTLPMIYMPDAIRATIELMEAPSESIQVRSSYNLSGVSFSPQEIAAEITKHIPEFTIDYEPDFRQKIAESWTATIDDSMAREQWKWKEEYDLARITEDMLMHLRGIL; translated from the coding sequence ATGACAAAGCGAGAACGAATTTTAGTCACGGGCGCTTCCGGCCAGATCGGAACCGTGCTGGTACAGGAATTACGGAGTATTTATGGTATAGACCGGGTCATTGAATCCGACATTAAACATCCGGGAAATAGTGATGGGCCATTTGTCGGTTTGGATATTCTGAATGCACAGCGGCTCGGCGAGATCGTAGACGATTTTGAGATATCCCAGATCTATCATCTAGCCGCCATCCTCTCCGCGAATGGTGAGTGGAATCCCATGAAAACGTGGAATGTCAATCTCAACGGTTACCTTACCATTCTTGAACTGGCCAGAGAAAAACGCATTGATAAAATCTTCTATCCTTCTACCATTGCCGTTTTCGGCAAAACGACACCTCGCCTGAACACACCGCAGCATACGGCTATGATGCCTGAAACCGTATACGGAATTTCAAAACAAAGCGGAGAATTACTGAGCAACTATTACCATCTGAAGTATGGTGTGGACGTGCGGTCATTGCGTTATCCGGGTATCATCGGATACCAGTCTATCCCATCAGGCGGAACGACCGATTATGCTGTGGAGATTTTCCATCATGCGCTTAAAGATCAGAAGTACACCTGTTTCCTGGCAGAGGATACCACCCTGCCGATGATCTACATGCCTGATGCGATTCGAGCGACCATTGAGCTCATGGAGGCGCCATCTGAATCCATTCAGGTTCGCTCCAGTTATAATTTATCCGGGGTAAGTTTTTCACCTCAGGAGATCGCCGCAGAGATAACCAAACACATTCCGGAATTTACGATCGACTATGAGCCGGATTTCAGGCAGAAAATAGCTGAATCCTGGACCGCCACCATTGATGACAGCATGGCCAGAGAACAGTGGAAGTGGAAAGAAGAATACGACCTGGCCAGAATCACCGAGGATATGCTGATGCATTTACGCGGTATCTTATAA
- a CDS encoding type I restriction enzyme HsdR N-terminal domain-containing protein — protein MRPLKVHLSSYHGYLQTRKQDQKTTIWDPVRRKFVVLTPEEWVRQLLIQYLIQTCAISRNRIAVEKQFKLYGQTRRFDLMLLNDDFKPWLIAECKEPETVLSQRVFDQVFKYNLHFEVPYCLVTNGQHAYLLHLDAKKQDSGTEYDFIQDFPMSPG, from the coding sequence GTGCGGCCGCTAAAAGTACACCTTAGTTCGTACCATGGTTATCTCCAAACCCGTAAACAAGATCAGAAAACCACCATCTGGGATCCGGTAAGACGCAAGTTTGTCGTACTGACGCCGGAAGAGTGGGTGCGTCAACTGTTGATCCAGTATTTGATACAAACCTGTGCCATCAGCCGCAATCGCATCGCTGTTGAGAAGCAGTTTAAACTATACGGCCAGACACGGCGATTTGACCTGATGTTGCTGAATGACGACTTCAAGCCCTGGCTGATCGCCGAGTGCAAGGAACCTGAGACCGTCCTGTCCCAGCGAGTGTTCGACCAGGTATTCAAATACAATTTACATTTCGAGGTCCCCTATTGCCTGGTTACCAATGGACAGCATGCATACCTCCTGCATCTGGATGCGAAGAAGCAGGATTCGGGAACAGAATATGACTTCATCCAGGACTTTCCAATGAGCCCCGGTTAG
- a CDS encoding ATP-binding cassette domain-containing protein has product MDIQIEGLTKYYGPQKAVDSISFSVKTGEILGFLGPNGAGKTTTMKMITQYLSLDEGDIRLGGQSVKDQNLKRFIGYLPEHNPLYHEMPVYDYLAYCAALQDVPKDKINDRVRQMIKVCGLNVEKHKNIGELSKGFRQRVGLAQAMIHDPEILILDEPTTGLDPNQIVEIRDLIRHLGKEKTVILSTHILPEVEATCDRILIINRGKIVADGTANTLRSQAQGNHITRTRIKGAAADSAFQALQALPMVRKVNLEDKAQARFVVESNQDANEAIFELCVKQGWILLELTPLETKLEDIFRDLTMN; this is encoded by the coding sequence ATGGATATTCAAATCGAGGGATTGACCAAATATTATGGTCCGCAAAAAGCCGTTGACTCCATATCCTTCTCGGTAAAAACAGGTGAGATCCTTGGATTTCTTGGTCCAAACGGGGCAGGGAAGACCACGACCATGAAGATGATAACCCAATACCTGTCCCTGGATGAAGGAGACATCCGTCTGGGGGGCCAATCGGTCAAGGATCAGAACCTAAAGAGATTCATCGGTTATCTTCCTGAACACAATCCCCTCTATCACGAAATGCCGGTCTACGATTACCTGGCTTATTGTGCTGCATTGCAGGATGTGCCGAAGGATAAGATAAATGACCGCGTGCGGCAGATGATTAAGGTGTGTGGTCTTAATGTTGAAAAACACAAGAACATCGGAGAACTCTCCAAAGGGTTCCGCCAACGTGTGGGGCTTGCCCAGGCTATGATCCATGACCCGGAGATCCTGATCCTGGACGAACCTACCACCGGACTGGACCCGAACCAGATCGTCGAAATACGTGACCTCATCAGGCATCTTGGTAAAGAAAAGACTGTGATCCTGTCCACGCATATTTTGCCTGAGGTTGAGGCAACCTGCGACCGTATCCTGATCATAAACCGGGGGAAGATCGTTGCAGATGGCACTGCAAATACCCTAAGGTCCCAGGCCCAGGGAAATCACATCACCCGGACCCGGATCAAAGGCGCTGCGGCAGACTCAGCTTTCCAGGCCCTGCAGGCCTTGCCCATGGTCCGCAAAGTGAATCTGGAGGACAAGGCACAGGCCCGTTTTGTTGTGGAGAGCAATCAGGATGCAAATGAAGCCATCTTCGAGCTTTGTGTCAAACAGGGATGGATCTTGCTCGAGCTGACCCCGCTGGAAACAAAATTGGAAGATATCTTCCGCGATTTAACCATGAACTAA
- a CDS encoding ABC transporter permease subunit, producing MDKVWIIAKRELNSFFDSLVAYLILVAFLGFTGFFTWLQGSDVFFRKQADLLAFFETAKWTLFFFIPAITMRMLAEEKKTGTIELLLTKDVSDRQVVLGKYLGCLLLVVIALLFTIPYYLTVSRLGNIDHGATLSGYLGLVLLSSAYIGIGLFASSITNNQIVAFILALVIGIFFQFIFDMLSNGTTGFIGELFNTLSMNNHFDSIKRGVLDSKDLIYFFSISALGIFFAELAIKNR from the coding sequence ATGGATAAAGTTTGGATCATCGCAAAACGCGAACTCAACTCTTTTTTTGATTCATTGGTGGCCTACCTTATCCTGGTTGCCTTCCTTGGATTCACCGGTTTTTTCACATGGCTGCAAGGTTCCGATGTTTTTTTCCGGAAGCAGGCCGATCTGCTGGCATTTTTTGAGACTGCCAAATGGACCCTTTTCTTTTTTATCCCGGCCATCACCATGCGTATGCTTGCTGAAGAAAAGAAAACGGGTACCATTGAATTGCTTTTGACCAAGGATGTTTCGGACCGGCAGGTGGTGCTGGGCAAATACCTCGGGTGTCTGCTGTTGGTTGTGATTGCCCTCTTGTTCACCATCCCGTATTATCTGACGGTAAGCCGGCTGGGTAACATCGACCACGGAGCAACCCTGAGTGGCTATCTCGGATTGGTCTTGCTGAGTTCAGCGTACATCGGGATAGGCTTATTTGCCAGTTCCATCACCAATAATCAGATTGTGGCATTTATCCTGGCGCTTGTGATCGGGATATTTTTCCAATTCATCTTTGATATGCTTTCAAACGGCACGACCGGGTTCATCGGTGAATTATTTAATACACTCAGTATGAACAATCACTTTGATTCCATAAAGCGTGGAGTACTTGATTCCAAAGATTTGATCTACTTCTTTTCAATCAGCGCCCTGGGAATCTTTTTTGCTGAATTGGCGATCAAAAACCGTTAA
- a CDS encoding GldG family protein: MKKNVTLSALLIAGILIMINILSNRYFLRFDITKERQYTLSSATKSVLKELKDPVTVTAYFSKDLPADILKTKQDFKEMLAEYSTRSKGKLNYEFIDPAADSELEGKLAQQGIQPIMISVREKDQSKQQKAYLAAVIKYGEQEEILPFIQPGSSMEYDLTTNIKKMTVADKPFIGIIQGDGEPELQQLSQLYQSLSVQYSIETINLASVTEIAPRYRAVLWIKPMDSIPPQRFAMLSDYLDHGGQLILAYDAVEGNFQTAQGDQTNQDITAWLQTRGVQVEPAFAVDANCGTVTVQQNQGFMVINTPVKFPYLPMIQSFNGSPITEGLEQVMLQFASPIRSSVDSSGKFTSILETSERSGIERTPVYFDVNRSWQDSDFPMHQLTIGAMVQNLRNGISSRLVVYTDGDFAVSGQRGTMPDNVSLLSNTVDYLCDDTGLVSLRTKAVVTRPIKDLDDGTRTLLKWLNFLLPILLIIIYGFIRSQRQRSLRVKRMQENFG, translated from the coding sequence ATGAAGAAAAATGTGACCTTATCAGCATTGTTGATCGCCGGGATACTGATCATGATCAATATTTTGAGCAATCGGTATTTCTTGCGATTCGACATTACCAAAGAACGACAATATACCCTTAGTTCAGCCACGAAAAGTGTTCTGAAAGAACTGAAGGACCCGGTTACCGTGACGGCCTATTTCTCCAAGGACCTGCCTGCTGATATCCTCAAGACCAAGCAGGACTTTAAGGAAATGCTCGCGGAATATTCGACGCGTTCAAAGGGAAAATTAAACTACGAATTTATCGATCCGGCTGCTGATTCTGAACTGGAAGGAAAGCTGGCTCAGCAGGGGATCCAGCCCATCATGATCTCGGTGCGAGAGAAAGATCAGTCAAAACAACAGAAGGCTTACCTCGCAGCCGTGATTAAGTACGGTGAGCAGGAGGAAATATTGCCTTTCATCCAGCCTGGTTCCTCGATGGAATACGACCTCACCACCAATATCAAAAAAATGACCGTGGCGGATAAGCCATTTATCGGGATTATCCAGGGCGATGGTGAACCGGAGCTGCAGCAGTTAAGCCAGCTCTACCAGTCATTATCTGTCCAGTACAGCATCGAGACGATCAACCTGGCATCTGTCACTGAAATCGCCCCGAGATACCGGGCCGTATTGTGGATAAAACCCATGGACAGCATACCTCCCCAGCGTTTTGCCATGTTATCGGATTACCTGGACCATGGAGGACAATTGATCCTTGCTTATGATGCAGTGGAAGGTAACTTCCAAACGGCTCAGGGAGACCAGACCAATCAGGACATCACTGCCTGGCTGCAAACCCGCGGGGTCCAGGTGGAGCCTGCATTTGCGGTGGATGCGAATTGCGGTACCGTGACAGTGCAGCAAAACCAGGGATTCATGGTTATCAATACGCCGGTAAAATTCCCTTACCTTCCGATGATCCAATCCTTCAATGGCAGTCCTATTACGGAAGGCCTTGAGCAGGTGATGCTGCAGTTTGCAAGTCCGATCCGTTCTTCGGTGGATAGCAGCGGTAAATTCACTTCCATCCTCGAGACCTCCGAGCGGTCGGGTATCGAGCGCACACCGGTCTATTTTGATGTGAACCGTTCCTGGCAGGACAGTGACTTTCCGATGCATCAGCTGACGATTGGCGCTATGGTCCAGAACTTAAGAAATGGAATTTCTTCCCGTCTGGTGGTTTATACCGATGGAGACTTTGCTGTCAGCGGACAGCGGGGCACCATGCCGGATAATGTATCCCTTTTATCGAATACGGTCGATTATCTGTGCGATGACACCGGTCTGGTCAGTTTGCGGACCAAAGCGGTAGTGACGCGGCCGATCAAAGATCTGGACGACGGAACCCGTACCTTACTGAAATGGTTAAATTTTCTGTTGCCGATCCTGCTGATCATTATTTACGGGTTTATTCGCTCACAACGGCAGCGGTCTCTGCGGGTTAAACGCATGCAGGAAAATTTTGGATAG
- a CDS encoding DUF4340 domain-containing protein — protein MNNKKLALVLVALVAVFLIGRLISGKGERNFDSNLVSVDTASVDKISMTGSHGTVILTRHGNGWNVSDGAGKEVPAVKNMAQGVLSNLLTIQSQRIITSSPDKWPDYEVTDTSGTHVVASHGGKTLADLIIGRFAFNQATRSGTSYIRKSGQDDVHAIDGFLSMNFSRDFDSFRDKSLATLTPADVKNLKLESRNDMRSVSIDKNAEGKWISDGMTLDSATVANYLSGLRFLNGTTFDDHFTPQGKDPVYTLDVSTNTQLEPLQITCFGGDGASPFVFHSSHNPDAYFASDSSQLYQTVIRSFLEMLPHDQ, from the coding sequence ATGAATAATAAAAAGTTAGCGCTGGTCCTGGTAGCCCTGGTTGCAGTCTTCCTGATCGGCAGGCTCATCTCGGGCAAAGGAGAACGAAATTTTGATTCCAATTTGGTATCGGTAGATACAGCAAGTGTGGATAAGATCTCTATGACCGGGTCTCACGGTACGGTTATTCTTACACGCCATGGTAATGGCTGGAATGTAAGCGATGGCGCGGGAAAGGAAGTGCCGGCAGTGAAGAACATGGCTCAGGGCGTATTAAGTAACCTCCTTACCATCCAATCACAGCGGATCATTACATCCTCTCCAGACAAATGGCCGGATTACGAAGTAACTGACACGAGTGGAACGCACGTTGTGGCTTCCCATGGTGGGAAAACACTGGCAGACCTGATCATCGGACGGTTTGCCTTTAATCAGGCAACCCGTTCGGGTACCTCTTACATCAGGAAATCCGGCCAGGATGATGTACACGCCATCGACGGATTTTTAAGTATGAATTTCTCACGGGATTTCGACTCTTTCAGGGACAAATCCCTGGCTACCCTGACACCTGCAGACGTGAAAAATCTAAAATTGGAGAGCCGTAATGATATGCGTTCTGTCTCCATTGACAAGAATGCAGAAGGAAAGTGGATATCGGATGGAATGACTCTCGATTCCGCTACCGTGGCAAACTACCTTTCCGGGCTTCGCTTCCTCAATGGAACCACCTTTGACGATCATTTTACCCCTCAGGGCAAGGATCCTGTTTACACACTGGATGTCAGTACAAATACGCAATTGGAACCGCTGCAGATCACCTGTTTCGGTGGTGACGGTGCATCTCCTTTTGTGTTCCATTCTTCCCACAACCCGGATGCCTACTTTGCTTCTGACAGTAGTCAGCTGTATCAGACGGTTATCAGATCTTTCCTGGAAATGTTACCGCATGACCAATAA